A single region of the Streptomyces virginiae genome encodes:
- a CDS encoding alpha/beta hydrolase family protein, with the protein MKQLLFPNNTQFWYETLRSMSHIAYGGADFGEVVSTASRITEGDYDSWYTEWFATAGRVSSEAEKALAAGHRVSARDGFLRASNYYRSAEFFLHGKDCDPRHDHAYDRSVECFKAAAALYTTPRIEPVLIPYENTTLPGYLYRVDDSGTPRPTLIMHNGFDGTAEELHFFGAMAAVERGYTVLAFDGPGMPGPRHHQGLVFRPDWENVITPVMDFAETIPEVDNSRIALIGLSMGGVLAPRAAAFEHRLAALIAVDGLYDLGETSVRNIPGDREEAERLLRADSAPELDAAIDQIMAKDPIARWALNHGMYVMGVDTPRAFNASYLDYTLAGGIAERIQCPTLVCDAEEDIFFQGQPEQLYEHLTCPKTLMLFTAEEGAGAHCHPGAMRLANARIYDWLDDTLANTRP; encoded by the coding sequence ATGAAGCAGCTGCTGTTCCCGAACAACACCCAGTTCTGGTACGAGACCCTGCGCTCGATGAGCCACATCGCCTACGGCGGCGCCGACTTCGGCGAGGTCGTCTCCACCGCCTCGCGGATCACCGAGGGCGACTACGACAGCTGGTACACCGAGTGGTTCGCGACCGCCGGCCGGGTGTCGTCGGAGGCCGAGAAGGCCCTGGCGGCCGGGCACCGGGTCAGCGCCCGCGACGGGTTCCTGCGCGCCTCCAACTACTACCGGTCGGCGGAGTTCTTCCTGCACGGCAAGGACTGCGACCCGCGCCACGACCACGCCTACGACCGCTCCGTGGAGTGTTTCAAGGCCGCCGCGGCCCTCTACACCACCCCGCGCATCGAGCCGGTCCTGATCCCCTACGAGAACACCACGCTGCCCGGCTACCTCTACCGGGTCGACGACTCGGGCACCCCCCGGCCGACGCTGATCATGCACAACGGCTTCGACGGCACCGCCGAGGAGCTGCACTTCTTCGGCGCGATGGCCGCCGTCGAGCGGGGCTACACCGTGCTCGCCTTCGACGGTCCCGGCATGCCCGGGCCGCGCCACCACCAGGGCCTCGTCTTCCGCCCGGACTGGGAGAACGTCATCACCCCGGTGATGGACTTCGCGGAGACGATCCCGGAGGTCGACAACAGCCGCATCGCACTGATCGGCCTCAGCATGGGTGGAGTCCTCGCCCCCCGGGCAGCCGCGTTCGAGCACCGACTGGCCGCGCTGATAGCCGTCGACGGCCTCTACGACCTCGGCGAGACCTCCGTCCGTAACATCCCCGGCGACCGCGAGGAAGCCGAACGCCTTCTGCGGGCGGACTCCGCCCCGGAACTCGATGCCGCCATCGACCAGATCATGGCCAAGGACCCGATCGCCCGCTGGGCGCTCAACCACGGCATGTACGTCATGGGGGTCGACACCCCCCGCGCCTTCAACGCCTCCTACCTCGACTACACCCTCGCCGGCGGGATCGCCGAGCGGATCCAGTGCCCCACCCTCGTCTGCGACGCCGAGGAGGACATCTTCTTCCAGGGCCAGCCCGAGCAGCTCTACGAACACCTCACCTGCCCCAAGACCCTCATGCTCTTCACCGCCGAGGAAGGCGCCGGTGCCCACTGCCACCCGGGCGCCATGCGTCTCGCCAACGCCCGCATCTACGACTGGCTCGACGACACCCTCGCCAACACCCGCCCCTGA
- a CDS encoding nuclear transport factor 2 family protein, giving the protein MTSNATRTGIKAALTDLLLDQDITLAEAADRHFTPDYRQRTDGEWADRSQFLDHIAHLRTLVAAGEIEVHEELHDGDKYADRHTCHITKKDGTTVSMEVYVFASMAPDGRFRRIEETTLMLAGTDADRNLGSAR; this is encoded by the coding sequence ATGACCAGCAACGCGACCCGCACCGGCATCAAGGCCGCCCTCACCGACCTGCTCCTCGACCAGGACATCACCCTGGCCGAGGCCGCCGACCGGCACTTCACCCCCGACTACCGCCAGCGCACCGACGGCGAATGGGCCGACCGCTCCCAGTTCCTCGACCACATCGCCCACCTGCGTACGCTCGTCGCCGCAGGAGAGATCGAGGTCCACGAAGAGCTCCACGACGGCGACAAGTACGCCGACCGGCACACCTGCCACATCACCAAGAAGGACGGCACGACCGTGAGCATGGAGGTCTACGTGTTCGCCTCCATGGCCCCCGACGGACGCTTCCGGCGCATCGAGGAGACCACCTTGATGCTGGCGGGGACCGACGCCGACCGCAATCTCGGCAGCGCCCGCTGA